One Indicator indicator isolate 239-I01 chromosome 9, UM_Iind_1.1, whole genome shotgun sequence genomic window carries:
- the PLEK gene encoding pleckstrin, which produces MEREPMRIREGYLVKKGSMFNTWKPMWVVLLEDGIEFYKRKADNSPKGMVPLKGSSINSPCQDFGKRMFVFKLTAAKQQDHFFQAAYLEERDAWVRDIKKAIHCIDGGQRFARKSTRKSIRLPETINLSALYLSMKDPEKGIKELKLEKDKKVFNHCFTGTSVIDWLVSSKSIRNRKEGLMLASSLLSEGYLQPAGDTSKAAAEGLSDTPFLDLYDAYYYFPDSGFFCEGNSSDDDVILKEEFRGIIVKQGCLLKQGHRRKNWKVRKFVLREDPAYLHYYDPAGGEEPLGAIHLRGCVVTAVEDMPDSKKYDAENILFEIITANDIHYYLQAASPAERTEWIKAIQAVSRTGK; this is translated from the exons ATGGAGCGAGAGCCAATGCGCATCAGGGAGGGCTACTTGGTTAAGAAG GGAAGCATGTTCAATACCTGGAAGCCAATGTGGGTTGTGCTCTTAGAAGATGGAATTGAATTCTACAAGCGGAAGGCTGACAACAGCCCCAAAGGGATGGTCCCACTCAAAGGCAGCTCTATTAACAGCCCCTGCCAAGACTTTGGCAAAAGAATG TTTGTCTTCaagctcactgcagccaagcagcaagACCACTTCTTTCAAGCTGCCTACCTGGAGGAGAGAGATGCCTGGGTACGGGATATCAAGAAAGCAATTCACTGCATAGATGGAGGCCAAAGGTTTGCCAGAAAATCCACAAGAAAGTCTATCAGACTGCCTGAAACAATCAATCTGAG TGCTTTGTACCTCTCAATGAAAGATCCTGAAAAGGGAATAAAGGAGTTGAAGctggaaaaagataaaaaagtgTTCAATCACTGCTTTACAG GTACTTCTGTGATTGACTGGCTCGTGTCCAGCAAATCCATCCGAAATCGTAAAGAAGGTCTCATGCTTGCTTCTTCCCTCTTGAGTGAAGGTTACCTACAGCCTGCAGGGGATAcctccaaggctgctgctgagggactgtCAGACACTCCCTTCTTAGATCTCTATGATGCCTACTACTACTTC CCTGACAGTGGTTTCTTCTGCGAGGGAAATTCTAGTGATGATGATGTGATCCTGAAAGAAGAATTCAGAGGCATAATAGTCAAACAAGGATGCTTGCTGAAACAG GGACATCGGAGGAAGAACTGGAAAGTGAGAAAGTTTGTCTTAAGAGAGGACCCTGCATATCTTCACTACTATGATCCTGCTGGG GGAGAAGAACCACTAGGAGCAATTCACTTGAGAGGCTGCGTGGTGACAGCAGTGGAAGATATGCCAGACT cCAAGAAGTATGATGCTGAGAACATCCTCTTTGAAATCATCACAGCAAACGATATCCACTATTACTTGCAAGCAGCCTCACCTGCAGAGCGAACAGAATGGATCAAAGCAATTCAGGCTGTTTCTAGGACTGGAAAATGA